One Topomyia yanbarensis strain Yona2022 unplaced genomic scaffold, ASM3024719v1 HiC_scaffold_171, whole genome shotgun sequence DNA segment encodes these proteins:
- the LOC131694863 gene encoding histone H4-like, which translates to MTGRGKGGKGLGKGGAKRHRKVLRDNIQGITKPAIRRLARRGGVKRISGLIYEETRGVLKIFLENVIRDAVTYTEHAKRKTVTAMDVVYALKRQGRTLYGFGG; encoded by the coding sequence ATGACTGGCCGTGGCAAAGGAGGCAAAGGGCTCGGCAAGGGAGGCGCTAAGCGGCACCGCAAGGTGCTTCGTGACAACATCCAGGGCATCACCAAACCCGCCATTCGTCGTCTGGCTCGACGTGGAGGAGTGAAGCGAATCTCCGGTTTGATATACGAGGAAACCCGTGGTGTGCTGAAGATTTTTCTGGAAAACGTTATCCGGGACGCTGTGACGTACACTGAACATGCCAAACGGAAGACCGTCACTGCGATGGATGTCGTCTATGCGCTTAAACGCCAGGGACGCACATTGTacggttttggtggttaa